The DNA region GGGCTTGGCGCTGGCGCTGCCAGGTCGCAACGTCATCGCGCTCGATGGTGACGGCGGCATCTTCTTCGATCCGTCCGTGTTTGGGGTCATGGCCACGCAAGCGGGCGCCAATCTGACGGCGATCGTTTTCGACAATGGCGGTTATGTCTCGACCGGCAAGCTGCCGGCGGTGGGCTCGTTGAGCCATGCGGGCGTCGACATTGAGGCGCTGGCGCGAGTCTATGGCGTAACGCAGGTTGCGACCGTTGCCGACGTCGACGGCTTTCTCGCCGCGCTCGATGCCAAGCCGCAGGGCGGGCCGCGTGTCATCGTGGTCAAGACCAGCGTCGAGCAGCAGTTCGTCGGGGCGCTGCCGATGGATCTGAAAGAGAACAAGTATCGTTTCGCTCGCCATGTCGAGCAGAGCCAAGGGGTGAAAATCTTCAAGCCGTCGGCGAAGGAGCATGGCGCGAAGCCGGCGGCCGATCCGGCGTTGCGCGATGTCGGGCAATCGGGTTTCGGTCAGGTGCTGTACGAGGGCCTGAAAGAGAACGGTATCGACTTCGCGGTCGGTCTGCCGTGCAGCGGCTTTTCGGCGGCGCAGGATTTGCTGCTCAGGGACGGCACGTTCGATTACATCTCTGTGCCGCACGAAGGGACCGGCCTCGGCCTTTGCGCCGGCGCGTGGCTCGCGGGACGGCGGCCGGCGGCGCTGATTGAGAATTTCGGGCTTTTCGCCGGTGTCTATCATCTGCTGCGCGGCCATATGAGCTACGGCATCCCGACGCTCATCGTTACCGAATTCCGTGGCGACACCGGCGATCAGGAATTCTTCGCCGAAGGCGGCGAGGTGACGCCGGATGTGCTGCGCGCCATGCGCATCAATCACCGGGTGATCGAGCGTCTCGACGACATCAAGCCGGCGATCCGCGACGCGCTGCGTTGGATGGATGGGTGTCTGCGGCCCTTCGCGCTCGTGCCCACGTTCAACTTGACGCGGTTGAAGTCGTGAACGCCGACGCTAAGTCGATCGATGCGCTGCCGCCGCGGTTCGACTATGTCGTTGCCGGCGGCGGCTCGGCCGGTTGCGTGGCAGCGGCGCGGTTGTCGGAGGATCCGTCTATCACCGTGCTGCTGGTCGAGGCGGGTGCCGATACGCCGCCGGGCCAGGAGCCGGCTGAAATCCGTAGTCCGGCGCCGGTCGCGATCTTCCACGGCACGCGGTATCTGTGGCCCAAGCTCCGCGTCGTTCCGTTCTTGCACCGCCGCAAGTCGCGGTTCTACGAACAGGGCCGCGTGCTCGGCGGAGGCTCCAGCGTCAATGCGCAGGTTGGCAATCGCGGTCTTCCGGACGACTACGACGAATGGGAACGGCTCGGCGCGGCCGGCTGGGGCTGGCACGACGTGCTGCCGTATTTTCGCAAGCTGGAGCGGGACGTCGACTATGGCGCCGACAGCCAGATGCACGGTGCCGATGGGCCGATCCCGATCTATCGCGTGCCGCGCGACGAATGGCCGGAATTCTCGGTGCGGCTTGCCGCCGCCGCCGAACAGGCCGCCCTCGCCGATATCGGCGACCAGAACGGCGTTTTCACCGACGGCTATTTCGCGCCGGCCTATACCAACGAGAACCAGCAGCGCGTTTCCGCGGCGATGGCGTATCTCACGCCTGCGGTGCGCGCGCGGCCCAATCTCACCATCGTGACGGCATGCAACGTCGATCGCATCACCTTCGCCGGCAACCGGGCGGACGGTCTCGCGCTTGAGAAGGGCGGCCGTACGCGCACGATCGGCGCCGGCGAGGTGCTGCTCGCGCTCGGCGCCTTGCAGACCCCGGCGATGCTGATGCGCGCGGGCATCGGTCCGGCCGCAGTGCTGGCGGCGCACGGCATTCCGGTGGTCGCCATCCGCGAGGGCGTCGGCAAGAACCTGCGCGATCATCCCGGCACGCATCTCTGCGCGCTGGTGAAGCCCGCCGCGCGCATGCCGGCGCGGCTGAAGAAATCCGGCCACGTGGCGCTGCGCTTCACCTCGTCGTCGGCGGCGGCGCTGCCGTCCGACCTCTATATGCACAGCGGCCTGTCGTCCGCCTGGCATGGCGTCGGCCGCCGCGTCGCCTACTTCTATGTCTGGCTCAACAAGTCGCGCTCGACCGGCGAGGTCGTGCTGCAGGACACCGATCCGCGCAGCATGCCGATCGTGCGCATGAACCTGCTCGGCGCCGAGGGCGATGTCGACCGCCTTGCCGACGGCTTCCGGTTCATCGCCGGGCTTATTCGCGGCCGGGACATGGCGGCCGTCATCGAGCATCCTTTTGCCGTGCGCTTCAGTCCCTTCATCCGCTTCATGACCCAGGTCCACGCGACGAACCGCTTGGTCATGGGCGCGCTCGGCAAGCTGCTCGACGGCCCGGCTTGGCTGCGTCGGCTGCTGGTACGTCGTGTGCTATCGAACGCGCCGAGCCTCGACGCGTTGCTGGCCGATGCCGACACGCTCAAGACCTATCTCAAAACCTACGCGATGAGCGTTTCGCACGTCACTTGTACCTGCCGCATGGGCCGGCCCGACGATCCGCTGGCGGTGGTCGACACCGAAGGCCGCGTCTATGGCGCCGAGGCTTTGCGCGTCATCGACGCTTCGGTGATGCCGTCGCTGCCACGCGCCAACACCAATCTCGCGACCATGATGATCGCGGAGAAGCTGAGCGAAGCGATCCTGCGGGCGCGGACGGCGCGACAGGTGCCTTGAGCGGGAGAGCGCATGAGATTTCCGCGGCTGCATTCGACCGTCGTGCTCTACTTCGACGCGGTGCGCCGCTCCGGCTCGATCCGTGAAGCCGCGCGCCGGCTCAATGTTGCGTCCTCCGCCGTCAACCGCCAGATTCTCCAGCTCGAACAGGATATCGGTTTGCCGCTGTTCGAGCGTATCGCCACCGGCGTGCGGTTGACCGCGGCGGGTGAAGTCTTCGCGCGGCATGTGCTCTTTGTTTTGCAGGACGCCGAGCGGTTGAGCGCCGAGCTCGACCAACTCGTCGGCGTCCACGCTGGCCATGTGACGGTGGCGGCGGCCGAAGGCATCTGCATGTCGGTGATGCCGCAGGTCATCACCGCGCTGCGCGCCAAGGCGCCGCGTATCACGGTGTCGCTGCGGCGGACCGAGTCCTTGCGTATCGAGCAAAGCCTTATATCCGGCGATGTCGATCTCGGCGTCGGTTTCGACCTGCCGGTGGTGCCCGGCCTGCGCCAGGTCTTCGCCGCCAAATTCGCGATCGGCGTCATCATGCACCCGGAGCACGAGATGAGCCGGCAGGCGCGCATCCCATTATCCGCCCTGCTTGGCTATCCCCTGGTGCTGCCGGAGGACGCGGTGTCGATCATGCAGTTTCTCGCACCGGCCTTTGCCCGGCTCAACGCCAGGCCGTCGCCTACGGTGAGCACCAACTCCATCGATGCGATTCGGGCGCTGGTCGAAAGCAAGGTGGGCATTGGCATCCAGACGCGGTTCGGCATCGACCGCTCGCTCGCCGAAGGCACCCTCGTTCATGTGCCGCTCGATGCCGGCGGCCCGGTCATCAGCACGGTTTCGATCCTGTGCCGGGCGCAGTCCTCGCTGCCCGCGCCGGTCGATCTGTTGTGCCAGAGGCTGGGTGAGGAACTGCGCGCCCGGCAGGAAGCCGAGGCGGGTGCCTGATGCCGCCAGGGCATCACCCTGAGCGATTGTCTCTGCTTTCGGAGAGCGCTCAAGTCCGCCTAAGCTTGCCGCCGATACCGGGGGTGCCGGCCCCATCAGCCTTCAACGAGGATCGCCATGCCCGACGCTCTTAGCGCTGCCGAGATCTCCCCCAACCAGCTTCCTGTCATCGATGTCTCCGGCCTCTCGTCCTCGCGCGCAGAGGATCGCAAGGCTGTGGGCGCCAAGATCCGTGCCGCCTGTATCGACAACGGCTTCTTCTACATTTCGAACCACGGCATCCCGCAAGGGCTGATCGAAGCGGTGGAGCAACAGACGCGCCGCTTCTTCAGCCAGCCCGACGCCCTCAAGGCGCAGGTCGCCAAGACCCAGTCCAAGTGCAATCGCGGCTGGGAGCCGCTGAAGGCGCAGTCGCTCGATGTCACCGCGCCGCCGGATCTGAAGGAGACTTTCTATCTCGGTCTCGATCTGCCGCTCGACCATCCGATGGTTGTCGCCGGCAAGTTCAATTACGGCCCGAACCAATGGCCGGTGGATCTACCCGGCTTCAAGGCGACAATGCGCGCCTATCACGCCGCGCAGCTTGATCTCGGCGAGCGGTTGATGGTCGGCCTCGCGCTGTCGCTCGATCTGGATGAAGACTATTTCGACGGCTTCGACCGTGATCCGCTGTCGACCCTGCGGCTGCTCTATTATCCGCCGCAGCCGCTCGACGCCCTGACCAACCAGATCGGCGCCGGCGCGCATACCGACTACGGCACGCTGACCATGCTGCTGCAGGATGCCAATGGCGGCCTGCAGGTGCGCGATGTCGACGGCACCTGGATTCACGCCAAGCCGATTCCGGGAACGTTTGTCGTCAACATCGGCGATGCCATCGCGCGCTGGACCAACGACCTCTATCGCTCGACCTTGCACCGGGTCGTCAACGTCTCCGGCAAGGAGCGCTATTCGATCCCGTTCTTCTATTCTGGCAATGCCGATCACCCGCTTGCTTGCATCCCGAGCTGCCTCAAGCCGGGCGAGACGCCGAAATACCCGACCGTGACGGTCGCCGAACACATGCAGGAAATGTACAGCCGCAGCTACGGCGCCGCGGCCAAGGCGCAGGCGGCCGCTTAAGGATGATTGAGTGAGGTGAAAGCGCCCGCCGCGAGCACTGCGCGCTCCCTCTCCCCGTTGGGGAG from Pseudolabrys taiwanensis includes:
- a CDS encoding thiamine pyrophosphate-dependent enzyme; protein product: MHGLPAGQSTGLGQVKRYAFLQALGARVTDELVVTNLANTATEWFSVRPSDANLYAVGMGMVTPYALGLALALPGRNVIALDGDGGIFFDPSVFGVMATQAGANLTAIVFDNGGYVSTGKLPAVGSLSHAGVDIEALARVYGVTQVATVADVDGFLAALDAKPQGGPRVIVVKTSVEQQFVGALPMDLKENKYRFARHVEQSQGVKIFKPSAKEHGAKPAADPALRDVGQSGFGQVLYEGLKENGIDFAVGLPCSGFSAAQDLLLRDGTFDYISVPHEGTGLGLCAGAWLAGRRPAALIENFGLFAGVYHLLRGHMSYGIPTLIVTEFRGDTGDQEFFAEGGEVTPDVLRAMRINHRVIERLDDIKPAIRDALRWMDGCLRPFALVPTFNLTRLKS
- a CDS encoding GMC family oxidoreductase, encoding MNADAKSIDALPPRFDYVVAGGGSAGCVAAARLSEDPSITVLLVEAGADTPPGQEPAEIRSPAPVAIFHGTRYLWPKLRVVPFLHRRKSRFYEQGRVLGGGSSVNAQVGNRGLPDDYDEWERLGAAGWGWHDVLPYFRKLERDVDYGADSQMHGADGPIPIYRVPRDEWPEFSVRLAAAAEQAALADIGDQNGVFTDGYFAPAYTNENQQRVSAAMAYLTPAVRARPNLTIVTACNVDRITFAGNRADGLALEKGGRTRTIGAGEVLLALGALQTPAMLMRAGIGPAAVLAAHGIPVVAIREGVGKNLRDHPGTHLCALVKPAARMPARLKKSGHVALRFTSSSAAALPSDLYMHSGLSSAWHGVGRRVAYFYVWLNKSRSTGEVVLQDTDPRSMPIVRMNLLGAEGDVDRLADGFRFIAGLIRGRDMAAVIEHPFAVRFSPFIRFMTQVHATNRLVMGALGKLLDGPAWLRRLLVRRVLSNAPSLDALLADADTLKTYLKTYAMSVSHVTCTCRMGRPDDPLAVVDTEGRVYGAEALRVIDASVMPSLPRANTNLATMMIAEKLSEAILRARTARQVP
- a CDS encoding LysR family transcriptional regulator, with translation MRFPRLHSTVVLYFDAVRRSGSIREAARRLNVASSAVNRQILQLEQDIGLPLFERIATGVRLTAAGEVFARHVLFVLQDAERLSAELDQLVGVHAGHVTVAAAEGICMSVMPQVITALRAKAPRITVSLRRTESLRIEQSLISGDVDLGVGFDLPVVPGLRQVFAAKFAIGVIMHPEHEMSRQARIPLSALLGYPLVLPEDAVSIMQFLAPAFARLNARPSPTVSTNSIDAIRALVESKVGIGIQTRFGIDRSLAEGTLVHVPLDAGGPVISTVSILCRAQSSLPAPVDLLCQRLGEELRARQEAEAGA
- a CDS encoding isopenicillin N synthase family dioxygenase, with the protein product MPDALSAAEISPNQLPVIDVSGLSSSRAEDRKAVGAKIRAACIDNGFFYISNHGIPQGLIEAVEQQTRRFFSQPDALKAQVAKTQSKCNRGWEPLKAQSLDVTAPPDLKETFYLGLDLPLDHPMVVAGKFNYGPNQWPVDLPGFKATMRAYHAAQLDLGERLMVGLALSLDLDEDYFDGFDRDPLSTLRLLYYPPQPLDALTNQIGAGAHTDYGTLTMLLQDANGGLQVRDVDGTWIHAKPIPGTFVVNIGDAIARWTNDLYRSTLHRVVNVSGKERYSIPFFYSGNADHPLACIPSCLKPGETPKYPTVTVAEHMQEMYSRSYGAAAKAQAAA